In Onychostoma macrolepis isolate SWU-2019 chromosome 04, ASM1243209v1, whole genome shotgun sequence, one DNA window encodes the following:
- the b2m gene encoding beta-2-microglobulin: MRAIITFALFCVLYITVQAKTSSPKVQVYSHFPGEYGKENTLICHVSGFHPPDISIELLKNGEILPNAQQTDLAFEKGWQFHLTKSVRFTPERGQDYACKVRHMTNTNTYSWEPNM; this comes from the exons ATGAGAGCAATCATCACTTTCGCCCTGTTCTGTGTGCTGTACATCACTGTACAAGCTAAAACAT CCAGTCCCAAGGTCCAGGTGTACAGCCATTTTCCTGGAGAGTATGGAAAGGAGAACACCCTAATCTGCCATGTGAGTGGCTTCCATCCTCCTGATATCTCCATTGAACTGCTGAAGAATGGCGAGATTCTCCCTAATGCCCAGCAGACTGACCTGGCCTTCGAAAAGGGCTGGCAGTTTCACCTCACCAAGAGTGTCAGATTCACACCCGAGAGAGGACAAGATTACGCCTGCAAAGTTCGACACATGACCAACACAAATACCTATTCTTGGG AGCCCAACATGTAA